A single region of the Coleofasciculus chthonoplastes PCC 7420 genome encodes:
- the larC gene encoding nickel pincer cofactor biosynthesis protein LarC, with the protein MPKLAYLDCQSGIAGDMCLGALVAAGVPLEYLSEKLKGLGIDHEYRLESEPVHRQGQLATKVHVNLLTQAHHHDHAEPSDHEHSRHLADIEHLITTAGLPSQVVDWSLAIFRNLAEAEGAVHGMAPETVHFHEVGATDALVDIVGTCLGLDWLGIDRLYCSPLPTGGGTVQAAHGRLPVPVPAVLKLWESRQVPIYSNGIDRELVTPTGAAIAVTLATQFGLPPAMILHKIGHGAGTSELAIPNILRLWIGEASEFGIQLQGRDPVTLINDYPCQETVCVIETQIDDLNPQVIGYVFEVLFNAGALDVFTQAIGMKKSRPGILLTVICPPEKLTVCEDILFRETTTLGIRHFTQQRTILQREIQRVETKYGKVRVKVASRASGVQNAIANVQPEYEDCAAIARDYNLSWREVHQLALDAWYRANNPQLP; encoded by the coding sequence ATGCCAAAGCTCGCCTACCTAGACTGTCAGAGTGGAATTGCTGGTGATATGTGCTTAGGGGCACTCGTGGCAGCAGGAGTGCCGTTAGAGTATTTAAGTGAAAAGTTAAAAGGGTTGGGAATTGACCATGAATATCGGTTAGAGTCAGAACCAGTCCACCGTCAAGGTCAATTAGCCACTAAAGTCCATGTGAATTTGCTCACTCAAGCCCATCACCATGATCACGCTGAACCGTCAGACCATGAGCATAGCCGACACCTGGCAGATATTGAACACCTGATTACAACGGCTGGATTACCCTCACAAGTCGTGGATTGGAGTTTGGCAATCTTCCGCAACTTAGCAGAGGCAGAAGGGGCTGTTCACGGGATGGCACCCGAAACCGTCCATTTCCATGAAGTGGGCGCTACAGATGCCTTAGTGGATATTGTTGGCACTTGTTTAGGGTTGGATTGGTTAGGTATTGACCGACTCTACTGTTCTCCCTTACCCACAGGAGGCGGTACAGTACAAGCTGCCCATGGTCGATTGCCTGTTCCTGTTCCTGCTGTTTTAAAATTGTGGGAATCTCGGCAAGTCCCTATTTATAGTAACGGCATCGATCGCGAATTGGTCACGCCCACTGGTGCAGCTATTGCTGTCACCCTTGCCACCCAATTTGGACTCCCTCCAGCTATGATTCTGCACAAGATTGGTCATGGCGCGGGAACCAGTGAGTTAGCGATTCCGAATATCCTGCGACTCTGGATTGGAGAAGCGTCAGAGTTTGGTATTCAGCTTCAGGGACGAGATCCGGTTACTCTCATCAATGATTACCCTTGCCAAGAAACTGTTTGTGTGATAGAAACCCAAATTGATGACTTAAATCCCCAAGTGATTGGTTATGTTTTCGAGGTGCTATTCAATGCTGGGGCGTTGGATGTATTTACCCAAGCGATTGGTATGAAAAAATCTCGTCCTGGGATATTACTCACGGTGATCTGCCCACCGGAAAAATTAACCGTTTGTGAAGATATTTTATTTAGGGAAACCACAACTCTGGGTATTCGCCACTTTACCCAGCAACGCACAATTCTGCAACGGGAAATTCAGCGAGTTGAGACAAAATATGGCAAAGTGCGGGTAAAAGTTGCCAGTCGCGCTTCAGGAGTTCAAAACGCTATCGCTAATGTCCAACCGGAATATGAAGACTGTGCCGCGATCGCACGAGACTATAATTTATCCTGGCGGGAGGTGCATCAACTAGCACTTGATGCCTGGTATCGTGCCAATAATCCACAATTGCCTTGA
- a CDS encoding ATP synthase subunit I yields MQEYYQLKQTLLAVTLVMTGVIFVSVWIFYSLNIALNYLIGACVGVVYLRMLAKDVERLGVQKRRPSSTRLALLIGLLVVASQWQSLRILPIFLGFLTYKAALIAYMLQSTLLPTSK; encoded by the coding sequence ATGCAAGAGTACTACCAACTTAAACAAACGTTGTTGGCGGTCACTCTGGTAATGACAGGGGTGATTTTTGTCTCTGTCTGGATTTTCTACTCACTCAACATCGCCTTGAATTATTTGATCGGGGCGTGTGTTGGTGTGGTTTACTTGAGAATGTTGGCGAAAGACGTTGAGCGGTTAGGTGTCCAAAAGAGGCGTCCGAGTTCAACTCGGTTAGCTTTATTGATTGGGCTATTAGTCGTTGCCAGTCAATGGCAGAGTTTACGCATTCTGCCCATATTTTTAGGATTTCTGACGTATAAAGCTGCGCTTATCGCTTATATGCTGCAAAGCACCTTGTTGCCTACGTCGAAGTAA
- the atpB gene encoding F0F1 ATP synthase subunit A: MEIIDGLAFYNAFPLAELEVGQHLYWHIGNLKVHGQVFITSWVVIAILIIASIAATRNIQRIPSGLQNFMEYALEFLRDLAKNQIGEKEYRPWVPFVGTLFLFIFVANWSGALVPWKLIELPEGELAAPTSDINTTVAFALLTSLAYFYAGLSKKGLGYFAGYAQPTPILLPFKVLEDFTKPLSLSFRLFGNILADELVVAVLVLLVPLFVPLPVMALGLFTSAIQALIFATLAAAYIGEAMEDHH, translated from the coding sequence ATGGAAATCATAGATGGTTTGGCGTTCTATAATGCTTTCCCCCTTGCTGAATTAGAAGTTGGTCAGCATCTGTACTGGCATATTGGTAATTTGAAGGTTCATGGTCAGGTGTTTATTACCTCCTGGGTCGTGATTGCCATTCTGATTATTGCCTCGATTGCTGCTACCCGAAACATTCAGCGCATTCCTAGTGGTCTCCAAAATTTTATGGAGTATGCCCTGGAATTTTTGCGGGATTTAGCCAAAAATCAAATCGGGGAAAAAGAATATCGTCCCTGGGTGCCCTTTGTGGGGACGTTATTTTTGTTCATTTTTGTGGCAAATTGGTCTGGGGCACTTGTTCCCTGGAAGCTGATTGAGCTACCCGAAGGTGAATTAGCGGCACCAACCAGTGATATTAATACTACAGTGGCGTTTGCGCTGCTGACCTCCTTAGCGTATTTTTACGCGGGTCTGAGCAAGAAAGGCTTGGGGTATTTTGCTGGTTATGCCCAACCAACTCCCATCCTGCTGCCGTTTAAGGTTCTGGAAGATTTTACCAAACCTCTCTCCCTCAGTTTCCGTCTGTTTGGCAACATTTTGGCAGATGAACTGGTGGTGGCAGTATTGGTGCTGTTGGTGCCGCTGTTCGTACCTCTCCCGGTGATGGCATTGGGTTTATTTACCAGTGCGATTCAGGCGCTGATCTTTGCTACCCTAGCAGCGGCTTATATTGGGGAGGCGATGGAAGACCATCATTAG
- the atpE gene encoding ATP synthase F0 subunit C, producing the protein MDPLISAASVIAAALAVGLAAIGPGIGQGNAAGQAVEGIARQPEAEGKIRGTLLLSLAFMEALTIYGLVVALVLLFANPFS; encoded by the coding sequence ATGGACCCATTAATTTCTGCTGCATCTGTTATTGCTGCTGCTTTAGCTGTTGGTTTAGCGGCAATCGGTCCAGGAATCGGTCAAGGAAATGCGGCGGGACAAGCTGTAGAAGGGATTGCTCGTCAGCCTGAAGCTGAAGGAAAAATTCGGGGAACTTTACTCCTGAGTTTGGCATTCATGGAAGCGCTGACAATTTACGGTTTGGTGGTTGCTCTCGTCTTATTATTCGCCAACCCCTTCTCGTAA
- a CDS encoding F0F1 ATP synthase subunit B', producing MIHWTILLAVEAAEEAAEGGLFDFDATLPLMALQFLILVVILNAVFYKPLSNAIDGRDDYIRQNRLEARERLEKAQNLAKQYEQELAETRRKSQATIAAAQADAQKIAADKMAQAQAEAQAQREQAQKEIDQQKAEAMTSLEQEVDSLSRQILEKLVGPELVK from the coding sequence ATGATACATTGGACAATTTTACTAGCTGTTGAAGCAGCAGAAGAGGCAGCCGAAGGAGGGTTATTTGATTTTGATGCCACCCTACCTCTGATGGCATTGCAATTTTTAATTTTGGTGGTGATATTGAATGCGGTTTTTTATAAGCCACTCAGTAACGCCATTGATGGACGGGATGACTACATCCGCCAGAACCGATTAGAAGCACGGGAACGCTTAGAAAAAGCTCAGAATCTGGCGAAACAGTATGAGCAAGAACTAGCAGAAACTCGTCGCAAGTCACAAGCAACGATTGCCGCTGCTCAAGCTGATGCTCAGAAAATAGCGGCTGATAAAATGGCTCAAGCTCAAGCGGAAGCCCAGGCACAACGAGAGCAAGCCCAAAAAGAAATTGACCAACAAAAAGCTGAAGCGATGACATCCTTAGAACAAGAAGTGGATTCGCTTTCGCGTCAGATTCTGGAAAAACTTGTTGGACCAGAGTTGGTTAAGTAA
- a CDS encoding F0F1 ATP synthase subunit B, whose product MGSFSMLATAERGLGLNLDILETNVINLVIIIGVLIYFGRSFLGNTLSERRSSIEDAISDAEKQKKDAAAALADAQQKLAQAQAEAEKIRAKAEENANVARESILAASAKDVERMKASAVQDLNSERERAIAQLRQQVVALAMERVESQLKSQLDESAQHTLVDRSIERVGAR is encoded by the coding sequence ATGGGTAGTTTTTCAATGTTAGCTACCGCCGAAAGAGGCTTGGGTCTCAACCTCGATATTTTAGAAACCAATGTGATTAATTTGGTGATTATTATCGGGGTACTGATTTACTTTGGGCGATCATTTTTAGGGAATACCCTATCGGAGCGACGTTCCAGTATTGAAGACGCCATTAGCGATGCCGAAAAGCAGAAGAAAGACGCCGCCGCCGCCTTAGCGGATGCCCAGCAAAAGCTGGCACAAGCGCAAGCGGAAGCTGAAAAGATTCGGGCAAAGGCAGAAGAAAATGCCAACGTCGCTAGAGAATCAATTTTGGCAGCGTCGGCTAAAGATGTGGAACGGATGAAAGCGTCAGCCGTTCAGGATTTAAACTCAGAACGGGAACGTGCGATCGCACAACTTCGCCAACAAGTGGTCGCCCTAGCAATGGAGCGTGTCGAGTCGCAACTCAAAAGTCAGTTAGACGAATCGGCACAGCATACCTTAGTTGACCGCAGCATCGAGCGAGTAGGAGCCAGATAA
- the atpH gene encoding ATP synthase F1 subunit delta has protein sequence MKGSSFSAEVVEPYAEALMSVAQEHNLVDKFGEDVAALLDTLKESEELQQFLDNPIIKAEDKKAVLQQISGDQIHPYMVNFLKILVERRRILFMGEICKQYQALLRELKQTVLAEVVSAVELNDDQKQAVRQKVLSMTNAQDVELDTQIDADLLGGVIIKVESQVVDASLRGQLRRIGVSLSRST, from the coding sequence ATGAAAGGAAGTTCATTTAGTGCTGAGGTCGTTGAGCCTTATGCAGAAGCGTTGATGTCTGTGGCTCAAGAACATAACCTCGTGGATAAATTCGGTGAAGACGTTGCGGCTTTGCTGGATACTTTGAAAGAATCAGAGGAATTGCAGCAATTTTTAGACAATCCGATTATCAAAGCCGAGGACAAAAAAGCCGTCTTACAACAAATCAGTGGTGATCAAATTCACCCCTACATGGTGAATTTTTTAAAGATTCTCGTGGAGCGGCGGCGCATTCTGTTTATGGGAGAAATTTGCAAGCAGTATCAAGCACTCTTGCGGGAGTTAAAACAGACGGTTTTAGCTGAAGTCGTCTCCGCCGTTGAACTCAATGACGACCAAAAGCAGGCGGTGCGCCAGAAAGTTCTCAGCATGACCAATGCCCAAGATGTAGAACTAGATACCCAAATTGACGCCGATTTACTCGGTGGTGTGATTATTAAAGTGGAGTCTCAAGTGGTTGATGCCAGTCTGCGTGGACAACTGCGTCGTATTGGTGTGAGCTTGAGTCGTTCGACTTAA
- the atpA gene encoding F0F1 ATP synthase subunit alpha — protein MVSIRPDEISSIIRQQIEQYDQEVKVSNVGTVLQVGDGIARVYGLDQCMAGELVEFEDGTVGIALNLEEDNVGVVLMGEGLDIQEGSSVKATGKIAQVPVGEALIGRVVDALARPIDGKGEIQSGESRLIESSAPGIIARRSVYEPLQTGITAIDAMIPVGRGQRELIIGDRQTGKTAIAIDTILNQKEEDVICVYVAVGQKASTVVQVVDALEERGALDYTVIVAANASDPATLQYLAPYTGASIAEYFMYKGKATLVIYDDLSKQAQAYRQMSLLLRRPPGREAYPGDVFYLHSRLLERAAKLNDDLGGGSMTALPIIETQAGDVSAYIPTNVISITDGQIFLSADLFNSGLRPAINPGISVSRVGSAAQTKAIKKVAGKLKLDLAQFDDLQAFAQFASDLDKATQDQLSRGVRLRELLKQPQYSPLAVYEQVALVYAGINGYLDDIEVEKVTAFTKGLRDYLKTSKPQFGEIIKDKKVLTEDAENLLKEALAEYKQTFLVSA, from the coding sequence ATGGTAAGCATTAGACCCGACGAAATTAGCAGCATTATTCGTCAGCAAATCGAACAATACGACCAAGAGGTCAAAGTCTCTAACGTGGGTACCGTCCTGCAAGTCGGTGATGGCATTGCCCGGGTCTATGGTTTAGACCAGTGCATGGCTGGGGAACTGGTCGAGTTTGAAGATGGTACAGTGGGCATTGCCCTGAATTTGGAAGAAGATAATGTCGGTGTCGTACTCATGGGTGAAGGGCTCGACATCCAGGAAGGGAGTTCTGTAAAGGCTACCGGAAAAATCGCTCAGGTTCCCGTGGGTGAAGCACTCATTGGTCGGGTTGTCGATGCCTTAGCACGACCCATTGATGGCAAGGGAGAGATTCAAAGCGGAGAATCTCGTCTGATTGAATCCTCGGCACCCGGTATTATTGCACGGCGTTCTGTTTATGAACCCCTGCAAACCGGAATTACCGCGATTGACGCGATGATTCCCGTGGGACGGGGACAACGGGAGTTAATTATTGGCGATCGCCAAACCGGAAAAACCGCGATCGCGATCGATACGATTCTCAACCAGAAAGAAGAAGACGTTATCTGTGTCTACGTCGCCGTGGGTCAAAAGGCATCCACCGTGGTTCAGGTTGTCGATGCCCTGGAAGAGAGAGGGGCATTAGATTACACCGTGATCGTTGCCGCTAACGCCAGTGACCCCGCCACACTGCAATATCTGGCACCCTATACGGGAGCCTCGATTGCCGAATACTTTATGTATAAGGGCAAAGCGACGCTGGTTATCTACGATGACCTGTCCAAGCAAGCTCAAGCCTATCGCCAGATGTCCCTGCTGCTGCGTCGCCCACCAGGTCGGGAAGCCTATCCTGGGGATGTATTCTATCTCCACTCCCGCTTGTTAGAACGGGCAGCCAAACTGAATGATGACTTAGGTGGCGGCAGTATGACCGCACTGCCAATTATTGAAACCCAAGCCGGTGACGTATCCGCCTATATTCCCACCAACGTGATTTCAATCACTGACGGTCAGATCTTCCTATCGGCTGACTTATTTAACTCCGGTCTACGTCCGGCGATTAACCCTGGGATTTCGGTATCACGGGTTGGTTCTGCCGCTCAAACCAAAGCCATTAAAAAAGTGGCAGGTAAACTGAAACTGGACTTGGCACAGTTTGATGACTTGCAAGCCTTCGCCCAGTTTGCCTCAGACTTAGACAAAGCCACTCAAGACCAATTGTCACGGGGGGTACGGTTACGGGAACTGCTCAAGCAACCCCAATACTCCCCCTTAGCCGTCTATGAACAAGTCGCGCTGGTATACGCGGGAATCAATGGCTACTTAGATGACATTGAGGTAGAGAAAGTCACCGCCTTTACCAAGGGGCTGCGGGACTACTTGAAAACCAGCAAGCCACAGTTTGGTGAGATTATCAAGGATAAGAAAGTCCTCACCGAAGACGCCGAAAACCTGCTCAAAGAAGCCCTGGCTGAGTACAAGCAGACATTCTTAGTCTCTGCGTAA
- a CDS encoding F0F1 ATP synthase subunit gamma, whose product MPNLKAIRDRIKSVKNTQKITEAMRLVAAAKVRRAQQQVTSTRPFADRLAQVLYGLQNRLQFEDVDLPLLKQRDVKSVGILVVSGDRGLCGGYNNNVIRRAENRAKELQKEGIDYKYVLIGRKAIQYFERREQPIDAKYTGLEQIPTAPEASMIADELLSLFLSEEVDRVELVYTKFVSLISSRPVVQTLLPLTAQGLEAQDDEIFRLTTRGGNFEVQREKVTTENRALSRDMIFEQDPVQILDALLPLYLNNQLLRALQESAASELAARMTSMNNASDNATELIGTLSLSYNKARQASITQELLEVVGGASALGG is encoded by the coding sequence ATGCCTAATTTAAAAGCGATTCGCGATCGCATAAAATCCGTCAAAAATACTCAGAAAATTACCGAAGCGATGCGTCTGGTGGCAGCCGCCAAGGTGCGTCGCGCCCAACAACAGGTGACATCGACTCGTCCCTTTGCTGATCGATTGGCGCAGGTTCTCTATGGGTTGCAGAACCGTCTCCAATTTGAAGACGTAGACTTACCCTTGCTCAAACAACGGGACGTCAAGTCTGTTGGCATACTCGTCGTATCTGGCGATCGCGGTTTGTGTGGCGGTTACAATAACAACGTGATCCGCCGTGCCGAAAACCGCGCCAAGGAACTCCAGAAAGAAGGCATTGACTACAAATATGTCTTAATCGGGCGCAAAGCCATCCAATACTTTGAGCGCCGGGAGCAGCCAATTGACGCCAAATACACAGGCTTAGAACAAATTCCCACGGCACCTGAAGCCTCAATGATTGCCGATGAATTGCTCTCCTTGTTCCTATCGGAAGAAGTGGATCGGGTTGAACTGGTTTACACCAAGTTTGTCTCCTTAATCAGTTCTCGCCCGGTGGTACAAACATTATTACCCTTAACCGCCCAAGGATTAGAGGCACAAGATGATGAAATCTTCCGCCTCACTACTCGCGGCGGTAACTTTGAGGTACAACGGGAAAAAGTGACGACAGAAAACCGTGCTTTATCCCGTGACATGATCTTTGAACAAGATCCAGTCCAAATTCTGGATGCCTTACTACCGTTGTATTTGAACAACCAGCTTCTGCGGGCATTACAAGAGTCAGCCGCTAGCGAATTAGCTGCCCGGATGACGTCGATGAACAACGCTAGTGATAATGCCACTGAATTGATTGGCACCCTTAGTCTGTCTTACAACAAAGCGCGACAAGCTTCCATTACTCAAGAACTTCTGGAAGTAGTTGGCGGTGCCAGCGCTCTTGGTGGTTAG
- a CDS encoding DUF29 domain-containing protein: MKTSTEQNTSTLYNQDYHLWLETTIQQLRSREFTHVDWENLLDELESIGKNNRRAVKSLLTRLWEHLLKLRYWESEKEYNKNKWKSEITTFRQQIRDELSDSPSLKPYLVEIFPNTYQDAKKVIARLMDKPIQFFPEAPPASSEDVLKEDWFFE, encoded by the coding sequence ATGAAAACATCAACAGAGCAAAATACCTCAACCTTATACAATCAAGATTATCACCTCTGGCTAGAGACAACGATACAACAACTCCGCTCCAGAGAATTTACCCATGTTGATTGGGAAAATTTATTGGATGAATTGGAAAGCATCGGAAAAAACAATAGAAGAGCGGTTAAAAGTCTCTTGACCCGACTTTGGGAACACTTGCTCAAGCTGCGTTACTGGGAATCAGAAAAAGAATACAATAAAAATAAGTGGAAATCCGAAATCACTACATTTCGGCAACAGATTCGAGATGAATTGTCAGATAGTCCCAGTTTAAAACCTTACTTAGTCGAAATTTTCCCTAACACGTATCAGGATGCCAAAAAAGTCATAGCGCGTTTAATGGATAAACCCATACAATTTTTCCCAGAAGCTCCTCCCGCATCGAGTGAAGATGTGTTAAAGGAAGATTGGTTTTTTGAATAA
- the petJ gene encoding cytochrome c6 PetJ, translated as MKKILSIILLAVAVFGLAFSRPALAADTAKGAKIFSANCAACHIGGNNIVMAQKTLKKDALEKYGMDSIEKIVYQAKNGKGAMPAFIGRLSDSDIEDVAAYVIEQAEKGW; from the coding sequence TTGAAGAAAATTCTGTCCATCATTTTACTCGCCGTCGCCGTGTTTGGTTTGGCATTCAGCCGTCCGGCTCTCGCTGCTGACACCGCAAAGGGTGCTAAAATTTTTAGTGCTAACTGTGCCGCTTGCCATATAGGGGGCAACAACATTGTTATGGCACAGAAAACCCTGAAAAAGGATGCCTTGGAGAAGTATGGTATGGACTCCATCGAGAAAATTGTCTACCAAGCCAAAAATGGCAAAGGGGCTATGCCTGCCTTTATTGGACGCTTAAGCGATTCCGACATTGAAGACGTTGCGGCTTATGTTATAGAGCAAGCTGAAAAGGGCTGGTAA
- a CDS encoding PAS domain-containing sensor histidine kinase has protein sequence MTAKKLHQQESSYNYQTNGRMNTGFKDAVGIETLANLGIGQQNFVNRNLERTLKELSDLEFALDRAAIVALTDKQGVIHYVNDKFCEISQYRREELIGKTHRLIKSGYHPPAFFKEFWTTIASGKVWKGEIKNKAKDGTYYWVDTTVVPFLNEQGEIYQYLAIRFDITERKQVEQALQQSELKARQQAQQLEEALEKLKQTQSQLIQSEKMSSVGQLLAGIAHEINNPVNFIYGNLVHTREYVNSVLQVLALYQKHCPVEIPEIEAVIEEEDIEFIVEDLPKMVSSMQIGANRIRDIVLSLRNFSRLDEQQMQSVDIHQGLDSTLLILHNRLKAKAERPEIQVIKNYGDLPPVMCYGSQLNQVFMNLIANAIDAFDNQPEPRQITISTAVQSGEYWQKQGILSECDRASQTPWAVITIADNGPGMPKATQDHLFDPFFTTKPTGKGTGLGLSIAHNIVVEKHQGQIRCISQEGKGTQFIVAIPLVQ, from the coding sequence ATGACAGCAAAAAAGCTTCATCAGCAAGAGAGTTCCTATAATTATCAAACCAATGGACGAATGAATACAGGATTCAAAGACGCTGTAGGTATAGAGACTTTAGCGAATCTAGGGATTGGGCAGCAAAACTTTGTGAATAGGAATTTGGAGCGAACGCTTAAAGAATTATCTGATTTAGAATTTGCCTTAGATCGAGCCGCAATTGTGGCGCTTACCGATAAACAGGGCGTGATTCACTATGTCAATGATAAATTTTGCGAAATATCACAATATCGTCGAGAAGAGTTAATTGGCAAAACCCATCGCCTGATCAAGTCGGGTTATCATCCGCCAGCATTTTTTAAAGAATTCTGGACGACGATCGCATCGGGTAAAGTCTGGAAAGGCGAAATCAAAAATAAAGCTAAAGACGGAACCTATTATTGGGTGGATACTACCGTTGTTCCTTTTTTAAATGAACAGGGAGAAATCTACCAATATTTAGCCATTCGCTTTGATATCACCGAGCGCAAGCAGGTAGAACAAGCCTTGCAACAATCGGAACTGAAGGCGCGACAACAAGCCCAACAACTCGAAGAGGCATTGGAGAAGCTGAAACAAACCCAGAGTCAACTGATTCAAAGCGAAAAAATGTCCAGCGTGGGTCAACTGCTGGCTGGAATTGCCCACGAAATTAATAATCCGGTCAATTTTATTTACGGCAATCTGGTTCATACTCGTGAGTATGTTAATAGTGTGTTACAGGTTTTGGCGCTTTATCAGAAACATTGTCCCGTGGAAATACCTGAGATTGAAGCCGTTATCGAGGAAGAGGATATTGAGTTTATTGTTGAAGATTTACCCAAAATGGTGTCGTCCATGCAAATCGGAGCCAACCGCATCCGAGATATTGTACTGTCGTTGCGGAACTTCTCGCGTCTGGATGAGCAGCAGATGCAATCGGTTGATATTCATCAAGGGTTAGACAGTACCTTATTGATTCTGCACAATCGATTAAAAGCTAAAGCTGAACGCCCAGAAATTCAGGTGATTAAAAATTATGGGGATCTGCCGCCTGTGATGTGTTATGGTAGTCAGCTTAATCAAGTGTTTATGAATCTGATTGCCAATGCGATTGACGCCTTTGACAATCAGCCTGAACCGCGACAAATTACGATTTCTACAGCCGTACAAAGCGGAGAATATTGGCAGAAGCAGGGGATACTTTCAGAGTGCGATCGCGCTTCTCAGACGCCGTGGGCGGTGATTACCATTGCTGATAATGGACCCGGAATGCCAAAAGCGACTCAGGATCACTTATTTGATCCCTTCTTTACCACCAAACCCACGGGGAAGGGGACAGGGTTAGGGTTATCCATCGCCCATAATATCGTCGTGGAAAAGCATCAGGGTCAAATCCGCTGTATCTCCCAGGAGGGAAAGGGAACCCAGTTTATCGTGGCGATTCCCTTGGTGCAGTAG
- a CDS encoding serine/threonine protein kinase has product MAWTIGQKLHNGQYTIEKTLGKAGFSITYLATDAQGNELVIKTLNEDRLKKLTPLRRESLKCKFVNEARRLEGCQHPHVIKVYKTFVEGQFFCLAMEYIRGKSLGNLSQRVLPEKEALSYIQQMGEALIAAHQQGLLHQNVKPANIMVRAGQYQAVLIDFDLGGKFEYPLTLGWQDEVFAPIELKSKTRSRGTFTDVYSLAATLYVLLTGKLPPTSSDRQKGKADLIPPKQINSQISQRVNKAILAGMKLEPEARPKSVLDWLKLLGLQREGVISGLGKKPRWAMVVGILGVVGIVAGVVSASLGGTGFWDKIIPESSPDVNPSVSSPLYLKSPETEE; this is encoded by the coding sequence ATGGCGTGGACAATAGGGCAGAAACTACACAATGGTCAATACACCATTGAGAAAACATTAGGCAAGGCGGGTTTCAGTATTACCTACCTAGCGACAGACGCACAAGGAAACGAACTGGTCATCAAAACGCTGAATGAGGATCGACTCAAAAAGCTAACTCCTTTACGTCGAGAAAGTCTCAAATGTAAGTTTGTCAATGAGGCGCGGCGGCTAGAAGGCTGTCAGCATCCTCATGTCATCAAGGTGTACAAGACATTCGTTGAAGGACAGTTTTTTTGTCTGGCGATGGAGTACATTCGGGGAAAGAGTCTAGGGAACCTGTCTCAACGAGTGTTACCCGAAAAGGAAGCGTTGAGTTATATCCAGCAGATGGGGGAAGCGCTGATCGCCGCCCATCAGCAGGGATTGCTGCATCAGAATGTAAAACCTGCCAATATTATGGTGAGGGCGGGTCAATATCAGGCGGTACTGATTGATTTTGACCTGGGCGGGAAATTTGAGTATCCCTTAACTTTGGGATGGCAAGATGAAGTTTTTGCCCCGATTGAACTCAAGTCGAAGACGCGATCGCGCGGAACGTTTACAGATGTCTATTCTCTGGCTGCAACGCTGTATGTACTTTTAACCGGGAAGCTACCCCCCACCTCTAGCGATCGCCAAAAGGGTAAGGCGGATTTAATTCCGCCAAAACAGATTAATTCTCAAATTTCTCAGCGTGTTAATAAAGCGATTTTGGCGGGAATGAAACTCGAACCCGAAGCACGCCCCAAGTCGGTGCTGGATTGGTTGAAATTGTTGGGACTACAGCGAGAGGGTGTGATTTCTGGATTAGGCAAAAAACCCCGTTGGGCGATGGTTGTTGGGATTTTAGGGGTAGTTGGCATCGTCGCTGGCGTGGTATCTGCCAGTCTTGGAGGAACAGGATTTTGGGATAAAATTATTCCAGAATCTTCTCCAGATGTCAACCCCTCTGTCTCATCCCCCTTATACTTAAAATCACCAGAAACCGAAGAATAA
- a CDS encoding type II toxin-antitoxin system VapC family toxin, translating into MSLKYLLDTNVLSEAKRPRPNPNVMQKLRLYQREIATATVVIHELLYGCFRLPVSQKRQDLEDYINNVILARLPLFDYDLKAAQYHAQERARLSKVGKTPAFGDGQIASIALTNDLVLVTNNVSDFQDFDGLEVENWFDSW; encoded by the coding sequence GTGAGCCTAAAATATTTATTAGATACAAATGTTCTGTCTGAGGCTAAACGACCCCGACCCAATCCTAATGTAATGCAAAAGCTCAGGTTATATCAACGGGAAATAGCAACAGCTACTGTGGTTATCCATGAGTTACTATATGGGTGTTTTCGACTTCCTGTGTCTCAAAAACGACAAGATTTAGAAGATTATATAAATAATGTTATTTTAGCAAGACTACCTTTATTTGATTATGACTTAAAAGCGGCACAATATCACGCACAGGAAAGAGCGAGGTTATCTAAGGTAGGTAAAACCCCTGCTTTTGGTGATGGTCAAATAGCATCTATTGCGTTGACTAACGATTTGGTTTTAGTGACAAATAATGTTTCGGATTTTCAAGATTTTGATGGTCTGGAAGTAGAAAACTGGTTTGATTCTTGGTAA